A single window of Bradyrhizobium daqingense DNA harbors:
- a CDS encoding zinc-binding alcohol dehydrogenase family protein codes for MKAVGYKKSLPIENADSLIDFETAKPEPKGRDIRVAVKAISANPVDYKVRKRAAPPEGETKILGYDAAGVVDTVGPDVTLFKPGDEVFYAGSILRQGTNSEYHLVDERIVGNKPKSLSFAQAAALPLTSITAWELLFDRLGAVPGKSADPRTLLITGGAGGVGSILIQLARRLTGLTVLATATRPESQKWCLDLGAHAVIDHGKPMKEQIEKLKLPPVALVASLTFTDQHYKAIAEFMAPQGKFGLIDDPPEFTMSTFKGKAISVHWESMFTRSSFQTPDMIAQHHLLNDVADLIDKGALRTTLDQTFGTINATNLKRAHALLESGKSRGKIVLEGW; via the coding sequence ATGAAGGCCGTCGGCTACAAGAAATCGCTTCCGATCGAGAACGCGGACTCACTGATCGATTTCGAGACCGCAAAACCAGAGCCGAAGGGACGCGACATCCGCGTCGCGGTGAAGGCGATCTCGGCCAATCCCGTCGATTACAAGGTGCGCAAGCGCGCCGCCCCGCCCGAAGGCGAGACGAAGATCCTCGGCTATGACGCGGCGGGCGTGGTCGACACCGTCGGCCCCGACGTGACGCTGTTCAAACCGGGTGACGAGGTGTTCTACGCCGGCTCCATCCTGCGCCAGGGCACCAACTCGGAATACCATCTGGTCGACGAGCGCATCGTCGGCAACAAGCCGAAGAGCCTGTCCTTCGCGCAAGCCGCCGCGCTTCCCCTCACCTCGATCACCGCCTGGGAATTGCTGTTCGACCGTCTCGGCGCCGTCCCGGGCAAGAGCGCCGATCCCCGCACGCTGCTGATCACCGGCGGTGCCGGCGGCGTCGGCTCGATCCTGATCCAACTCGCGCGCCGTCTCACCGGGCTGACGGTGCTCGCCACGGCGACGCGGCCAGAATCGCAAAAATGGTGCCTCGATCTCGGTGCGCATGCGGTGATCGACCACGGCAAGCCCATGAAGGAGCAGATCGAGAAACTGAAGCTGCCGCCGGTCGCGCTGGTGGCAAGCCTCACATTCACCGACCAGCACTACAAGGCGATCGCGGAGTTCATGGCACCGCAGGGCAAGTTCGGTCTGATCGACGATCCCCCGGAGTTCACCATGAGCACGTTCAAAGGCAAGGCGATCTCGGTGCATTGGGAATCGATGTTCACGCGCTCCTCGTTCCAGACGCCCGACATGATCGCGCAGCACCATCTACTCAACGACGTCGCCGATCTCATCGACAAGGGCGCGCTGCGCACCACGCTCGACCAAACATTTGGCACGATCAACGCAACCAATCTCAAGCGTGCGCATGCGCTGCTGGAGAGCGGCAAGTCGCGCGGCAAAATCGTGCTGGAGGGGTGGTAG
- a CDS encoding DUF1330 domain-containing protein: MTAYVISEIEMRDPDGFQAYRALAAKTIAQYGGRYLVRGGKAELVEGNLPAKAIVIVEFPSMTRLKEWYGSPEYAEALKLRRTALERRLLFVEGVAP, encoded by the coding sequence ATGACAGCCTATGTGATTTCCGAAATCGAGATGCGCGATCCCGATGGATTCCAAGCCTATCGCGCATTGGCCGCCAAGACGATCGCGCAGTATGGCGGGCGTTATCTCGTCCGCGGCGGCAAGGCCGAGCTTGTCGAAGGCAACTTGCCGGCGAAGGCCATCGTCATCGTCGAATTCCCGTCGATGACGCGGCTGAAGGAATGGTACGGCTCGCCGGAATACGCCGAGGCGCTCAAGCTGCGGCGGACGGCGCTGGAGCGGCGGTTGCTGTTCGTCGAGGGTGTGGCACCGTAA
- a CDS encoding SDR family NAD(P)-dependent oxidoreductase produces the protein MNIDLSGKTALVTGSTAGIGYAIANGLAGSGAGVVINGRSRDKVDAAVRKLEGTGAKVRGIAADVSTAEGCKALVAALPDVDIIINNAGIFEPKDFFEIPDQDWSRFFEVNVMSGVRLSRAYMKGMLKRNWGRIVFISSESGLNIPVEMIHYGMTKTAQLSVARGLAQLTTGTGVTVNSVLPGPTMSEGVETFVKDLAKQNGQSVDEAAANFVKQHRPSSLLQRFASVDEIANMVVYVASKQASATNGAALRAEGGIVNTIA, from the coding sequence ATGAACATCGACCTTTCCGGAAAAACCGCCCTGGTGACCGGTTCCACTGCCGGCATCGGCTACGCCATCGCCAACGGCCTCGCTGGCTCCGGCGCCGGCGTCGTGATCAATGGCCGCAGTCGGGACAAGGTCGATGCCGCCGTGCGCAAGCTGGAAGGCACGGGCGCCAAGGTCCGCGGCATTGCCGCCGACGTCTCGACGGCGGAAGGCTGCAAGGCGCTGGTCGCGGCGCTTCCCGACGTCGACATCATCATCAATAATGCCGGCATCTTCGAGCCCAAGGACTTTTTCGAGATTCCCGACCAGGACTGGAGCCGCTTCTTCGAGGTCAACGTGATGAGCGGCGTCCGGCTGTCGCGTGCGTATATGAAGGGCATGCTTAAGCGCAATTGGGGCCGCATCGTCTTCATCTCATCGGAGTCCGGGCTCAACATTCCCGTCGAGATGATTCACTATGGCATGACCAAGACGGCCCAGCTCTCGGTCGCGCGCGGCCTTGCGCAGCTCACCACCGGCACCGGCGTGACCGTCAATTCCGTGCTGCCGGGCCCGACCATGTCCGAGGGCGTCGAGACCTTCGTGAAGGATCTCGCCAAACAGAACGGCCAGTCGGTGGACGAGGCCGCCGCCAATTTCGTCAAGCAGCATCGCCCGAGCTCGCTGCTCCAGCGCTTTGCGAGCGTCGACGAGATCGCGAACATGGTGGTCTATGTCGCGTCGAAACAGGCGTCCGCGACCAACGGCGCGGCGCTGCGCGCGGAAGGCGGCATCGTCAATACGATCGCTTGA
- a CDS encoding Bug family tripartite tricarboxylate transporter substrate binding protein has protein sequence MKTTALTVALGLLGLISSHSLAQAQAAYPEKPLQLIVPFPPGGASDVVARIIGGELETRLGKPVIIMNRPGGGTTIAAKEVARAAPDGYTLFFSSNSSFTLPAAVKESVPYDAAKDFEPLGQVGKITLALVTYKDNPIKDVAALVTEAKANPDKLSLASFGVATVSHFAGELFKSGAGIKMVHLPYKGSAPAMNDLIGKHIQYHVDTVIAVKPQIEAGTVKVLAVFSAKRTPFLPDVPTLAELGYGNIDFASWGAVVAPKGLPPAVRDKLTAALEETINNPSVAERFAAVGFEPGFKRYSDWPSAIGKETAEMKEIAQKAGIKEE, from the coding sequence ATGAAAACGACCGCCCTCACTGTTGCGCTCGGGTTGCTCGGTCTGATCAGCAGCCATTCGCTCGCGCAGGCGCAAGCAGCCTATCCCGAAAAACCGCTGCAGCTGATCGTCCCCTTCCCACCCGGCGGCGCCTCCGACGTGGTCGCACGCATCATCGGCGGCGAACTGGAGACACGGCTCGGCAAGCCCGTGATCATCATGAACCGTCCGGGGGGCGGCACCACGATCGCGGCAAAGGAGGTCGCACGCGCGGCACCCGACGGATACACCCTGTTCTTCAGCTCGAATTCGAGCTTCACGCTGCCGGCAGCCGTGAAGGAAAGCGTGCCCTACGATGCGGCCAAGGATTTCGAGCCGCTCGGCCAGGTCGGCAAGATCACGCTGGCGCTGGTCACCTACAAGGACAACCCGATCAAGGACGTGGCTGCGCTCGTCACTGAGGCGAAGGCCAATCCCGACAAGCTGTCGCTGGCGTCCTTCGGCGTTGCGACCGTCTCGCATTTTGCGGGCGAGCTGTTCAAATCGGGCGCCGGAATCAAGATGGTCCACCTGCCCTACAAGGGCAGCGCGCCGGCGATGAACGACCTCATCGGCAAGCACATCCAATATCACGTCGACACGGTCATTGCCGTCAAGCCGCAGATCGAGGCCGGCACCGTCAAGGTGCTCGCCGTGTTCTCGGCCAAACGCACGCCATTCCTGCCCGACGTGCCGACGCTCGCCGAGCTCGGCTACGGCAACATCGACTTCGCCTCATGGGGCGCTGTGGTCGCCCCCAAGGGCCTGCCGCCAGCCGTTCGTGACAAGCTGACGGCGGCCCTGGAGGAGACGATCAACAACCCGTCCGTGGCCGAACGCTTCGCCGCGGTTGGCTTCGAGCCCGGCTTCAAGCGATACAGCGACTGGCCGAGCGCGATCGGCAAGGAGACCGCCGAAATGAAGGAGATCGCGCAAAAGGCAGGGATCAAGGAGGAGTAG
- the rplQ gene encoding 50S ribosomal protein L17: protein MRHGKVHRKLNRTAEHRRAMFANMAAALIKHEQIVTTLPKAKELRPIVEKLVTLGKKGGLSMRRQAISEMRDKDQVKKLFDVLATRYKDRQGGYTRIIKAGFRYGDNAAMAVIEFVDRDVDAKGQDSGPVQEKEAEAA from the coding sequence ATGCGTCACGGCAAGGTTCATCGGAAGCTCAACCGCACGGCCGAGCACCGCCGCGCGATGTTCGCCAACATGGCGGCCGCGCTGATCAAGCACGAGCAGATCGTCACCACGCTGCCCAAGGCCAAGGAGCTTCGCCCGATCGTCGAGAAGCTCGTCACCCTCGGCAAGAAGGGTGGCCTGTCGATGCGCCGCCAGGCGATCTCCGAGATGCGCGACAAGGATCAGGTCAAGAAGCTGTTTGACGTCCTGGCCACCCGCTACAAGGACCGCCAGGGCGGCTACACCCGCATCATCAAGGCGGGATTCCGCTACGGCGACAACGCCGCGATGGCCGTGATCGAGTTCGTCGATCGCGACGTCGATGCCAAGGGCCAGGACTCCGGCCCGGTGCAGGAAAAGGAAGCCGAGGCGGCGTAA
- a CDS encoding DNA-directed RNA polymerase subunit alpha: MGETVTIQKNWQELIRPNKLQVTPGSDPSRFATIVAEPLERGFGQTLGNALRRILLSSLQGAAVQSVHIDGVLHEFSSIAGVREDVTDIVLNIKDISIKMQGEGPKRMVVKKQGPGVVTAGDIQTVGDVTVLNPDLQICTLDEGAEIRMEFTVSTGKGYVPAERNRPEDAPIGLIPVDSLYSPVRKVSYKVENTREGQILDYDKLTMTIETNGAISPDDSVAYAARILQDQLNVFVNFEEPRKEVAQEIIPDLAFNPAFLKKVDELELSVRSANCLKNDNIVYIGDLVQKSEAEMLRTPNFGRKSLNEIKEVLAQMGLHLGMEVPGWPPENIDELAKRFEDHY; the protein is encoded by the coding sequence ATGGGTGAAACAGTGACGATCCAGAAAAATTGGCAAGAACTGATTCGGCCGAACAAGCTCCAGGTGACCCCCGGCAGCGATCCCTCGCGTTTCGCGACCATCGTCGCCGAGCCGCTCGAGCGCGGCTTCGGCCAGACCCTCGGCAACGCGCTGCGCCGCATCCTGCTCTCCTCGCTCCAGGGCGCGGCGGTGCAGTCGGTGCACATCGACGGCGTGCTGCACGAGTTCTCCTCGATCGCGGGCGTCCGTGAGGACGTCACCGACATCGTGCTGAACATCAAGGACATCTCGATCAAGATGCAGGGCGAAGGCCCCAAGCGCATGGTCGTGAAGAAGCAGGGCCCGGGCGTCGTCACCGCCGGCGACATCCAGACCGTCGGCGACGTCACCGTGCTCAATCCGGACCTGCAGATCTGCACCCTCGACGAGGGCGCCGAGATCCGCATGGAGTTCACGGTCTCGACCGGCAAGGGTTACGTGCCCGCCGAGCGTAACCGTCCCGAGGACGCGCCGATCGGCCTGATCCCGGTCGACAGCCTGTACTCGCCGGTCCGCAAGGTCTCCTACAAGGTCGAGAACACCCGCGAGGGCCAGATCCTCGACTACGACAAGCTGACCATGACGATCGAGACCAACGGCGCGATCTCGCCGGATGATTCGGTGGCCTATGCCGCCCGCATCCTGCAGGATCAGCTCAACGTGTTCGTCAACTTCGAAGAGCCGCGCAAGGAAGTCGCCCAGGAGATCATCCCGGACCTCGCCTTCAACCCGGCCTTCCTCAAGAAGGTGGACGAGCTCGAACTGTCGGTGCGTTCGGCCAACTGCCTGAAGAACGACAACATCGTCTATATCGGCGATCTCGTGCAGAAGAGCGAAGCCGAAATGCTCCGCACTCCGAACTTCGGCCGCAAGTCGCTGAACGAGATCAAGGAAGTGCTGGCCCAGATGGGTCTGCATCTCGGCATGGAAGTGCCGGGCTGGCCGCCGGAGAACATCGACGAGCTCGCCAAGCGCTTCGAGGATCACTACTGA
- the rpsK gene encoding 30S ribosomal protein S11 produces MGKEATRVRRRERKNIASGVAHVNSSFNNTTITITDAQGNTIAWSSAGTMGFKGSRKSTPYAAQVAAEDVSKKAQEHGMRTLEVEVAGPGSGRESALRALQAAGFTVTSIRDVTTIPHNGCRPRKRRRV; encoded by the coding sequence ATGGGCAAGGAAGCCACCCGCGTTCGTCGTCGTGAGCGCAAGAACATCGCCTCCGGCGTCGCGCACGTGAACTCGTCGTTCAACAACACCACCATCACCATCACCGACGCGCAGGGCAACACGATTGCCTGGTCCTCCGCCGGCACGATGGGTTTCAAGGGCTCGCGCAAGTCGACCCCGTATGCCGCGCAGGTCGCCGCGGAAGACGTCTCGAAGAAGGCGCAGGAGCACGGCATGCGCACGCTGGAGGTCGAAGTCGCCGGTCCCGGTTCGGGCCGCGAGTCCGCACTCCGCGCACTGCAGGCCGCGGGCTTCACCGTCACCTCGATCCGTGACGTGACCACGATCCCGCACAACGGTTGCCGTCCCCGCAAGCGTCGGCGCGTTTGA
- the rpsM gene encoding 30S ribosomal protein S13, translating into MARIAGVNIPTNKRVLIALQYIHGIGQKIAGEILEKVKIPVDRRVNQLSDAEVLQIREVIDRDYLVEGDLRREVGINIKRLMDLGCYRGLRHRRGLPVRGQRTHTNARTRKGPAKAIAGKKK; encoded by the coding sequence GTGGCCCGTATTGCCGGCGTGAACATTCCCACCAACAAGCGCGTGCTGATCGCGCTCCAGTACATCCATGGCATCGGTCAGAAGATCGCCGGTGAGATCTTGGAGAAGGTGAAGATCCCCGTGGATCGTCGCGTCAATCAGCTCAGCGACGCCGAAGTGCTCCAGATCCGCGAAGTGATCGACCGCGACTATCTCGTCGAGGGCGACCTGCGTCGCGAGGTCGGCATCAACATCAAGCGTCTGATGGACCTCGGCTGCTATCGCGGCCTGCGTCATCGTCGCGGTCTGCCGGTGCGCGGCCAGCGCACCCACACCAATGCGCGTACGCGCAAGGGGCCGGCCAAGGCCATCGCCGGCAAGAAGAAGTAA
- a CDS encoding adenylate kinase — MRIILLGPPGSGKGTQAQLLVQRYGILQLSTGEMLRAAVAAGTPVGLKAKEIMASGGLVPDDVVVGIISDRIDQPDAKNGFILDGFPRTVPQAEALDELLKRKHLKLDAVIELRVNESALLNRVETRVAQMRERGEEVRVDDTPEVLTKRLASYRSQTEPLIHYYSERRKLSTIDGMMAIDEVTRAIHRQLLALGAVEPKTHARSAAKAAPAKKGKAGKKAKKSAKTAKKAAKPAKKAAKKAVKGAKKASKKTAKKAARKTAGKAVKKGARKAAKKVTKKRAKR; from the coding sequence ATGAGAATTATACTTCTGGGACCGCCGGGGTCGGGCAAGGGGACCCAGGCGCAGCTCTTGGTGCAGCGCTATGGCATCCTCCAGCTCTCGACCGGCGAGATGCTGCGCGCGGCCGTTGCGGCGGGAACGCCGGTCGGCCTGAAGGCCAAGGAGATCATGGCCAGCGGCGGCCTCGTGCCGGACGACGTCGTGGTCGGAATCATCTCCGACCGCATCGACCAGCCGGACGCCAAGAACGGTTTCATCCTCGACGGTTTCCCGCGCACCGTGCCGCAGGCCGAGGCGCTGGATGAGTTGCTGAAGCGCAAGCACCTCAAGCTCGACGCCGTCATCGAGCTCCGTGTCAACGAGAGTGCGCTCCTGAACCGCGTCGAGACCCGCGTCGCCCAGATGCGCGAGCGCGGGGAGGAGGTCCGGGTCGACGACACCCCGGAGGTCCTGACCAAGCGTCTCGCCAGCTACCGGAGCCAGACGGAACCGCTGATTCACTACTATTCCGAGCGGCGGAAGCTTTCCACCATCGACGGCATGATGGCCATCGACGAGGTCACCCGCGCCATCCACCGCCAGCTGCTGGCGCTGGGCGCGGTGGAACCCAAGACGCATGCTCGCAGCGCGGCCAAGGCGGCGCCGGCCAAGAAGGGCAAGGCGGGCAAGAAGGCCAAAAAATCAGCGAAAACGGCCAAGAAAGCCGCCAAACCGGCGAAAAAGGCCGCCAAGAAGGCCGTGAAGGGTGCAAAGAAGGCGTCCAAGAAGACAGCCAAGAAAGCGGCCAGAAAGACTGCTGGGAAGGCCGTCAAGAAGGGTGCCAGGAAGGCTGCAAAAAAGGTCACGAAAAAGCGAGCCAAACGCTAG
- the secY gene encoding preprotein translocase subunit SecY: MVSAAEQLAANLNFGAFAKADELKKRIWFTLGALLVYRLGTYIPLPGIDPNIWEQVFRSQAGGILGMFNMFAGGGIHRMAIFALNIMPYISASIIIQLLTTVSPQLEALKKEGEAGRKTLNQYTRYLTVILAAFQSYGIAVGLEGAGNVVSEPGMFFRLSTAITLTGGTMFLMWLGEQITSRGIGNGISLIILAGIVAELPAALANMLELGRQGAMSTGLILIVIIMAVVVIAFIVFMERAQRRLLIQYPKRQVGNKMFEGQSSHLPLKLNTSGVIPPIFASSLLLLPTTVANFNSGSGPEWFQWINTQLGHGRPLFLIMYLALIVFFAFFYTAIVFNPTETADNLKKHGGFIPGIRPGERTAEYIDYVLSRITVLGAIYLAIVCLIPEILISYASVPFYFGGTSLLIVVSVTMDTVAQVQGYLLAHQYEGLIRKSKLRGRRR; this comes from the coding sequence ATGGTCTCTGCAGCGGAACAACTGGCAGCCAATCTCAATTTCGGTGCGTTTGCCAAGGCCGACGAACTGAAGAAGCGCATCTGGTTCACCCTGGGTGCGCTGCTCGTTTATCGGCTCGGGACCTATATCCCGCTGCCCGGCATCGATCCCAACATCTGGGAGCAGGTGTTCCGCTCCCAGGCGGGCGGCATCCTCGGCATGTTCAACATGTTCGCCGGCGGCGGCATCCACCGCATGGCGATCTTCGCGCTGAACATCATGCCGTACATCTCGGCCTCGATCATCATCCAGCTCCTGACCACCGTCTCGCCGCAGCTCGAGGCGCTGAAGAAGGAAGGCGAGGCCGGCCGCAAGACGCTGAACCAGTACACCCGCTATCTCACGGTGATCCTGGCTGCGTTCCAGTCCTACGGCATCGCGGTGGGCCTCGAAGGCGCCGGCAACGTCGTCAGCGAGCCCGGCATGTTCTTCCGCCTGTCGACGGCGATCACGCTGACCGGCGGCACCATGTTCCTGATGTGGCTGGGCGAGCAGATCACCTCGCGCGGCATCGGCAACGGCATCTCGTTGATCATTCTCGCGGGCATCGTCGCGGAACTGCCCGCAGCGCTCGCCAACATGCTCGAGCTCGGCCGTCAGGGCGCGATGTCGACCGGTCTGATCCTGATCGTCATCATCATGGCCGTCGTCGTGATCGCCTTCATCGTGTTCATGGAGCGCGCGCAGCGCCGCCTGCTGATCCAGTATCCGAAGCGCCAGGTCGGCAACAAGATGTTCGAGGGCCAGTCCTCGCATCTGCCGCTCAAGCTCAACACCTCGGGCGTGATCCCGCCGATTTTCGCGTCCTCGCTGCTGCTGCTGCCGACGACGGTTGCGAACTTCAATTCGGGCAGCGGCCCGGAATGGTTCCAGTGGATCAACACCCAGCTCGGCCACGGTCGTCCGCTGTTCCTGATCATGTATCTGGCGCTGATCGTGTTCTTCGCGTTCTTCTACACCGCGATCGTGTTCAACCCGACCGAGACCGCCGACAATCTGAAGAAGCACGGCGGCTTCATTCCGGGCATCCGCCCCGGCGAGCGCACGGCCGAATACATCGATTACGTGCTGTCGCGCATCACCGTGCTCGGCGCCATCTATCTCGCGATCGTCTGCTTGATTCCGGAAATCCTGATCTCCTACGCCTCGGTACCTTTCTACTTCGGCGGCACCTCGCTGCTGATCGTGGTCAGCGTCACCATGGATACGGTGGCGCAGGTGCAGGGTTATCTGCTGGCCCACCAGTATGAAGGCCTGATCCGGAAGTCGAAGCTGCGCGGCCGCCGCCGCTGA
- the rplO gene encoding 50S ribosomal protein L15, translating to MKLSDIADNAGSRKKRMRVGRGIGSGKGKQSGRGGKGQTARSGVRIKGFEGGQMPMHRRLPKRGFNNIFRVEFAEINLDRLQEAVDAKKIDAGSVVNVEALVKGGVLRRAKAGLRLLGRGELKSKLNIEVHGASKTAIAAVEKAGGSVKILAPAKEEGEAA from the coding sequence ATGAAGCTCAGCGATATCGCCGACAACGCCGGCTCGCGCAAGAAGCGCATGCGCGTCGGCCGCGGCATCGGTTCGGGCAAGGGCAAGCAGTCCGGCCGCGGCGGCAAGGGCCAGACCGCGCGTTCGGGCGTGCGCATCAAGGGTTTCGAAGGCGGCCAGATGCCGATGCATCGCCGTCTGCCCAAGCGCGGCTTCAACAACATCTTCCGCGTCGAGTTCGCCGAGATCAATCTCGACCGGCTCCAGGAAGCGGTCGATGCCAAGAAGATCGACGCGGGCAGCGTCGTGAACGTCGAGGCCCTGGTGAAGGGCGGCGTGCTGCGCCGCGCCAAGGCCGGCCTGCGGCTGCTCGGCCGCGGCGAGCTCAAGTCCAAGCTCAACATCGAAGTGCATGGCGCCTCCAAGACCGCGATCGCGGCGGTCGAGAAGGCCGGCGGTTCGGTCAAGATCCTCGCCCCTGCTAAGGAAGAAGGCGAGGCGGCGTAA
- the rpmD gene encoding 50S ribosomal protein L30 — translation MAKAAKTIKLEQTGSAIRRHHSQRSTLIGLKLNKIGRTSELPDTPAVRGMIEKVHHLVRIVDEK, via the coding sequence ATGGCCAAGGCCGCAAAGACGATCAAGCTCGAGCAGACCGGCAGCGCGATCCGCCGCCATCACTCGCAGCGTTCGACGCTGATCGGGCTCAAGCTCAACAAGATCGGCCGCACCAGCGAATTGCCGGACACCCCGGCCGTTCGCGGCATGATCGAGAAGGTTCACCATCTCGTCCGCATCGTCGACGAGAAGTAA
- the rpsE gene encoding 30S ribosomal protein S5, whose translation MAEREQRGGRDQRGGGRERREREERDSEFVDKLVHINRVAKVVKGGKRFGFAALVVIGDQKGRAGFGHGKAREVPEAIRKATESAKRNLTRVSLREGRTLHHDIAGRHGAGRVYLRAAPAGTGIIAGGPMRAVFETLGVQDVVAKSIGSSNPYNMVRATFDALKHQDSPRSVAARRNIKVSTLQSRRIGGDAEAAAD comes from the coding sequence ATGGCAGAACGCGAACAACGTGGTGGACGCGATCAACGCGGCGGCGGACGCGAACGCAGGGAGCGCGAGGAGCGCGACAGCGAGTTCGTGGACAAGCTCGTTCACATCAACCGCGTGGCCAAGGTCGTCAAGGGCGGCAAGCGCTTCGGTTTCGCAGCGCTGGTCGTGATCGGCGATCAGAAGGGCCGCGCCGGCTTCGGTCACGGCAAGGCCCGCGAAGTCCCTGAGGCGATCCGCAAGGCCACGGAGTCGGCCAAGCGCAACCTGACCCGCGTGTCGCTGCGCGAGGGTCGCACGCTCCATCACGACATCGCCGGCCGTCATGGCGCGGGCCGTGTCTATCTGCGTGCCGCCCCGGCCGGTACCGGCATCATCGCCGGCGGCCCGATGCGCGCCGTGTTCGAGACGCTCGGCGTCCAGGACGTGGTGGCGAAGTCGATCGGTTCGTCGAACCCGTACAACATGGTTCGCGCGACCTTCGACGCGCTGAAGCATCAGGATTCGCCGCGTTCGGTCGCTGCCCGCCGCAACATCAAGGTGTCCACCCTCCAGTCCCGCCGTATCGGCGGTGATGCCGAGGCGGCTGCCGACTAA
- the rplR gene encoding 50S ribosomal protein L18, protein MSKAKVTNARRKRSVRLKLRRSGGGRPRLSVFRSSKHIYAQVIDDLKGETLASASSLEKAMRDGGKTGADIDAAKAVGKLLAERAAEKGVKEVVFDRGSYLYHGRVKALADAARESGLSF, encoded by the coding sequence ATGTCCAAAGCCAAGGTTACGAATGCCCGGCGCAAGCGGAGTGTGCGGCTGAAGCTGCGCCGCTCCGGTGGTGGCCGTCCGCGTCTGTCGGTGTTCCGCTCGTCCAAGCACATCTACGCCCAGGTCATCGACGACCTGAAGGGCGAGACGCTCGCCTCTGCCTCCTCGCTGGAGAAGGCGATGCGCGACGGCGGCAAGACCGGCGCCGACATTGATGCGGCGAAGGCGGTCGGCAAGCTGCTGGCCGAGCGCGCGGCGGAGAAGGGCGTCAAGGAAGTCGTGTTCGATCGCGGCAGCTACCTCTATCACGGGCGCGTCAAGGCTCTCGCCGACGCGGCGCGTGAGAGCGGGCTGAGCTTCTAA
- the rplF gene encoding 50S ribosomal protein L6 — MSRVGKRPVAVPSGVTATVDGQTVKMKGPKGQLQFVVHDEVEVKLESGQIKVNPRAETNRARALYGTARAQVANLVEGVTKGFEKKLEITGVGYRAAMQGKNLQLALGYSHDVIYPIPEGITITVPKPTEITVTGSDVQRVGQVAAEIRAYRPPEPYKGKGVKYVGEFIFRKEGKKK, encoded by the coding sequence ATGTCACGTGTTGGCAAAAGGCCTGTGGCGGTTCCGTCGGGTGTGACCGCGACCGTCGATGGGCAGACCGTCAAGATGAAGGGGCCGAAGGGCCAGCTTCAGTTCGTCGTCCATGACGAAGTCGAGGTGAAGCTCGAGAGCGGCCAGATCAAGGTCAATCCGCGGGCCGAGACCAACCGCGCGCGGGCGCTGTACGGCACCGCTCGCGCCCAGGTCGCGAATCTGGTCGAAGGTGTCACCAAGGGCTTCGAGAAGAAGCTCGAGATCACCGGCGTCGGTTACCGCGCCGCGATGCAGGGCAAGAACCTGCAGCTCGCGCTCGGTTACAGCCACGACGTGATCTACCCGATCCCGGAAGGTATCACGATCACCGTTCCGAAGCCGACCGAGATCACGGTGACCGGCAGCGACGTCCAGCGCGTCGGCCAGGTGGCGGCCGAGATCCGGGCCTATCGCCCGCCGGAGCCCTACAAGGGCAAGGGCGTGAAGTATGTTGGCGAATTCATCTTCCGCAAGGAAGGCAAGAAGAAGTAA
- the rpsH gene encoding 30S ribosomal protein S8 produces the protein MSTHDPISDLITRIRNAQMRSKTKVSTPGSKMRENVLEVLKSEGYIRGYATLEHSSGRSEIEIELKYFDGEPVIREIERVSKPGRRVYASVKNLPRVNNGLGISVLSTPKGIMADHSARDANVGGEVLFTVF, from the coding sequence ATGTCTACGCACGATCCAATCAGCGATCTGATCACCCGCATCCGCAACGCGCAGATGCGCTCCAAGACCAAGGTGTCCACGCCTGGCTCCAAGATGCGCGAGAACGTGCTCGAGGTCCTCAAGTCCGAAGGCTACATCCGCGGTTACGCCACGCTCGAGCACTCCTCGGGCCGCAGCGAGATCGAGATCGAGCTGAAATATTTCGACGGCGAGCCCGTCATCCGCGAGATCGAACGTGTTTCCAAGCCCGGGCGCCGTGTCTACGCCTCGGTGAAGAACCTGCCGCGGGTCAACAACGGGCTCGGCATTTCGGTGTTGTCGACCCCGAAGGGGATCATGGCCGACCACAGCGCGCGCGACGCGAATGTGGGCGGTGAAGTCCTCTTCACGGTGTTCTGA